The proteins below are encoded in one region of Candidatus Methylomirabilota bacterium:
- a CDS encoding tetratricopeptide repeat protein, with protein MANPIPQGGGAAAEDPVAAGAIRRYEERLARDPASLAFAPLADAYRKVGRTREAINLCREGLGRFPHYTTARLILAKAHLDDGNPAAALGELGVILQSGPKDAQAHRLAAEIHRRAGRWEEARQHLERVVKLDAGDRESRLLLETLAAEGRAGDGSPLQRVLADDTFATMSMGALCLEQGLSDEAAQIFLRLTRKNPGDARARAGLEEALRAKTQKRKGP; from the coding sequence CGAGGATCCCGTGGCGGCGGGCGCCATCAGGCGGTACGAGGAGCGCCTGGCCCGGGATCCGGCCTCGCTGGCCTTCGCTCCCTTGGCCGATGCCTACCGCAAGGTCGGACGGACGCGGGAGGCCATCAACCTCTGCCGCGAGGGGCTCGGGCGCTTCCCGCACTACACAACGGCGCGCCTGATCCTCGCCAAGGCGCACCTGGACGATGGCAACCCCGCCGCGGCGCTGGGCGAGCTCGGGGTCATCCTCCAGTCGGGCCCGAAAGACGCCCAGGCGCATCGCCTCGCGGCCGAGATCCACCGCAGGGCGGGACGCTGGGAAGAGGCGCGGCAGCATCTCGAGCGCGTGGTCAAGCTCGACGCGGGCGACCGGGAATCGCGCCTGCTGCTCGAGACGCTGGCCGCGGAAGGGCGCGCGGGGGACGGCTCGCCGCTCCAGCGCGTGCTGGCGGACGACACGTTCGCCACGATGAGCATGGGTGCCCTGTGCCTCGAGCAGGGACTCAGCGACGAAGCGGCGCAGATCTTCCTGCGCCTGACCAGGAAGAACCCGGGCGACGCCCGGGCCCGCGCGGGCCTCGAAGAGGCGCTGCGGGCCAAGACCCAGAAACGGAAGGGACCATAA
- a CDS encoding elongation factor P codes for MQVSTAEFKKGLKIQFDGQPYTIVDFQHVKPGKGGAFVRTKLKHMRQGRVIDNTFRAGEKVELVDFEDKHMQYLYKDDRYHFMDTETYDQISLSAEEVGDARDF; via the coding sequence ATGCAGGTGTCCACGGCCGAGTTCAAGAAGGGGCTGAAGATCCAGTTCGACGGGCAGCCGTACACCATCGTCGACTTCCAGCACGTCAAGCCCGGCAAGGGCGGCGCCTTCGTGCGCACCAAGCTCAAGCACATGAGGCAGGGCCGCGTCATCGACAACACCTTCCGGGCCGGCGAGAAGGTGGAGCTGGTCGACTTCGAGGACAAGCACATGCAGTATCTCTACAAGGACGACCGCTACCACTTCATGGACACGGAGACCTACGACCAGATCTCGCTCTCCGCCGAAGAGGTCGGCGACGCGCGCGACTTCC